The window GGGTCGAGATGACTCATCCAACTTAAGCAATAGTAATAATATTAGTATCATGTAATACGCTCGTGGCTTGCATGTTATGTCACAAATCATTAGAGTTTTAGCTTGACAGCATCCAGGAAAACCATGTAAACCGTAGCATGGGTTTTATTGGACTTATTATTGACACTAACAAGAAGTAATTACATTATCATGACATTAAATTATAAGATGGGTCATTGGAGTAGACTCAGAGGAAACAAGAAGCTGATCTCCACATGGAGACACCTCACAAATGTTTAATCATAGCACAACTTTGTTCCTGctacattacattaattatagGGTGCTCATCATAATACATATacgtatctatctatctatatattacATAATATAAAAGAGTAGGAAGAAATAAAGATTTAAAGATTTATTATTTCAAGGGTGAAGTGTATCGAGACATGTTCCACATTGGCAGACATCATGTGATTGCGCAAGGTGTTGACAAAAGCTTAGATCTAAACAATCTACATTTCTTGATATTATCCCATTAGTTTTAGCAAACAAAAAATATCatgaaaagttttttttttctttgaagtacAGAAATACATGTAAAATATCACAATATCACTAAAGAACTCAACCTCAGATTATCTTACATTATAAATTGACAAGAGTAACATGGACACCAAATCAATCAAACAATTCAATAGGAAATATTCTGTTTGGCTTTAGACAAACCTTACACACACATTGTTCTTTGTATCTATTGCTACCTAAAGGAGGCACACTCACTGAACATCATATGGTCTTCTTCACCCTAAACAATCATATACGTATATTATACATAAGGAGGAAGCAATATGGTTTATTGGACCATCGATTATTGTTTTGGTTAATGGCTTCATTAGTAATGTCTTAATTGATAATACAATGGGCCTTTCTAGGCTTAAATTTGCCTAATTGAATCCTTGTACGTTTAAATTAAAATTTCGAAAAGATATGCAAAAATACTATGAACATTCTTATTCTCATACAAGAGTTATTAATAATTGAGTTTCTACATCTCTATTCCACCGGTCAAACGTGAATGATTGAAGTTTTTGGATTTTGCTATATTAAGGGATTGATAGGAAAAGATACATGTCTTTAATCAAAACTTGGACACAGGTGTACcaatttgattaaaaaattaaaaattaatttactaATTTTACTATGTCAGCtggaattataatataatatattcttTAGATCATGAAATATCGTTCTTCTACCCATTTACCACTAGTACTTGGGTATATCTACCCTAAGTCGTATATATGGCAGATTATGTTTGTTATTTTACCCCTAAGCTTCGTTGTGTTCTGTTATGGTCTCGTTTTGGGTTGCCTTCATCGTATCATGAGAATCACCACCACGATGATGTTACTATTGCACCATCTTTGTTTTGCTTTGTCATGACAATGACTCCCATTGCGACGACCACCTCCATAGTAATGACCCCCTTGATGATAACTTTCGAGACCCCTAGGACCTCCCTCCTCTGACTCCTTTATTCATGTCTCCATCGGAGGAATTGAGAGAGAGAGGTCTTAAAGGCAATGCGATCTTAGTGTATATTGACAATAATGACAAACATAAGATGAAGATGATGGACGACATGGACGAGAGCATGGAGCTTCCTCGACAAGGTAACGCGACCTTAGATGTACTACGATAATGAAAAATAAGAGTGAGGCCGAGGGTAAGAGCAAGGCGACGAACAAAGACACGCACAAAGCTAGTATTAGGAGAAAGAGGTGGAGGGAGGTGGGGACAAGAAAAtctcatcttttaaaaaataataaatattttataagaattaaaaaataaaaaagtaaatattttataattataatactAATAATTTTGCCCAACTTTTAATCGTGGTCTCGGCGATCTCGAGTTCGGGGAGCTGACCTGCCGCATCTCAGGGACGCCACGGAAACTAAGGCGGTTGCCcgtgaaagaggaaggaagagccaATATGTCGGAGGATCGACTGGCTTTAACTACGGCGACGTCACTGCGTCCCATTAGCATTAGAAGTGTTCAGGGTTTGGAGGGAAACAATGTGATGAGACTGAACTGCTTGATCGCTACATGCATCATGTATTATCGTATCAACCACACCGAATCAACTCAGAGAGGGCAGACCAGGCAAGCTTTTCCAATGGTTTGGTGGCATGGATCCCGCGACCGGTCGCGGTTTGGAAGCCacctgttcctctctctctctctcaacacaAAACCACCCACCCCATCAATGTTGTACCTTCCACCACTTCTTTATACACCaaccttctccttctcccttcAGAAACCGATCCCCTAACCCCCCCTCTCTGCCCATCTGTCACTACATCCTTGCAGAATTCGAGCTCATgggctcctcttccttttcctcctcctcctcctcctctgatgGATCTTTAAGCACGGTCGAAATCCAAGCAGGTTTCTCTGGCTGTTCCCCCTACGTACCTTCACCTCCACCCTCTTGCTACGGAAGCGCCATGTTGGGATCCCTGTCGTCTTTGAGGCCGAGAAGTCTGTTCTTCGATGGCTTGGACGACGAAGAAGACGACGAGCCCCGCCACTTCCTGGACTCCTGCTCCCTCTGCAGGAAGCCCCTCGCCCGCAACCGCGACATCTTCATGTACAGGTTTAGCTCCCCCTGACCCAATCATTGAGTCACTTGGAAGACCCTGCGGTTGTATTGATGATAGTGGTGCATTGCAGAGGGGACATGCCGTTCTGCAGCGAGGAGTGCCGGAAGGAGCAGATCGAGATCGACGAGGCCAAGGAGAAGAGCTGGAAGCTGTCCATAAAGGCCTCCAGCTCGAGGAAGGAACAGCAGCGGAACATTGCCGCCGCCGGCGGTGCCAAGTCTGAGAAGATCCACGTCAGAGCCGGCACTGTGGTGACTGGGTGATCACAACGATCCATCAGAAGCTGTAGTCGTCGTGCGAAGCTAATGTCCAGGAAGAGCAACAGAAGAGGAAGCTCTAATGCTTGTAAAGGATGATGAGTTGAGGTTTTTATGCCGTCAATTTTTGTCTGGGTCTGAAGGAAGTTTTTCTTTGGTTTCctactgttgttgttgttgttgttactgCTTGTATCTGATGCTTTGGCCTTCAAAGGGAGGAAAAGTAATATGAGGCTTCAATAATTTTTGTTCTGTTCATTTTACTACCCAGTGGATTTGATGCCATATCAATGCGGATCTTAGGCGAAGAAATCTGAGGTGAGATTTGCGGTTGAGAAGTCCAGATTTCGACAGAGAATCTAACTGCAGGGATCAGGGATACCAGAAGCATCTTCCCTTTACTGGCCTGCTCAGCTTGAATTTGATCAACCGGATTCTATTGAGTTGAAGATTTTAGTTTCGACTTGAACCAAGTAAAGAAGACAGCgttcaaatataaaagatgat of the Musa acuminata AAA Group cultivar baxijiao chromosome BXJ3-2, Cavendish_Baxijiao_AAA, whole genome shotgun sequence genome contains:
- the LOC135631003 gene encoding FCS-Like Zinc finger 3-like, encoding MGSSSFSSSSSSSDGSLSTVEIQAGFSGCSPYVPSPPPSCYGSAMLGSLSSLRPRSLFFDGLDDEEDDEPRHFLDSCSLCRKPLARNRDIFMYRGDMPFCSEECRKEQIEIDEAKEKSWKLSIKASSSRKEQQRNIAAAGGAKSEKIHVRAGTVVTG